Proteins co-encoded in one Brassica rapa cultivar Chiifu-401-42 chromosome A02, CAAS_Brap_v3.01, whole genome shotgun sequence genomic window:
- the LOC103848550 gene encoding uncharacterized protein LOC103848550 isoform X3 — MIQLLYSVIFAEMALILLLLFKTPLRKLIILTFDRIKRGRGPVVVKTIGATVFVVLISSVYSLLSIQRRSEDGAVLNPTDQVLASKHLLEASLMGFVLFLSLMIDRLHHYIRELRLLRKTMETAKKQNRSFEDGKNTNGEEVKALGEEIAVLKAKIKKLESESESKGKELKSAQAETEALRKSADGFLMEYDRLLEDNQNLRNQLESIGHSPEGKKSM; from the exons ATGATCCAGCTCCTTTACTCGGTGATCTTCGCCGAGATGGCGTTGATCCTCCTTCTCCTCTTCAAGACGCCTCTCCGAAAGCTCATCATCCTCACCTTCGATCGCATCAAACGCGGCCGCGGCCCCGTCGTCGTCAAAACCATCGGCGCCACCGTCTTCGTCGTTCTTATCTCCAGCGTCTACAGCTTGCTTAGTATCCAGCGCCGATCCGAGGATGGTGCCGTTCTCAATCCTACTGATCAGGTCCTCGCCTCCAAGCATCTTCTCGAAGCTTCTCTTATGG GGTTTGTGCTGTTTCTTTCGCTAATGATTGATCGACTACACCATTACATAAGAGAGTTGCGGTTGCTGAGGAAGACAATGGAGACCGCAAAGAAACAGAACAGAAGTTTCGAGGATGGCAAAAACACGAATGGGGAAGAAGTTAAAGCGCTTGGAGAAGAAATCGCAGTGTTGAAGGCGAAGATCAAGAAATTAGAATCTGAAAGTGAAAGCAAAGGCAAAGAACTGAAAAGTGCACAAGCTGAAACAGAGGCTCTGAGAAAATCAGCTGATGGGTTTCTGATGGAGTATGATAGGCTGCTTGAGGATAATCAGAATCTCAGGAACCAGTTGGAGTCTATCGGCCATAGCCCAGAGGGAAAGAAGAGTATGTGA